One window of the Carnobacterium maltaromaticum DSM 20342 genome contains the following:
- a CDS encoding IS1380-like element IS1678 family transposase has protein sequence MTSLHKNQVKFNSNITISHTGGQLSSDSGLVLVKELMNTFGFSELAKQHIHIEDERAYFTHDNLSILEQFIMQLIAGYSADSAANLLRQDPVFKAVLDRKELASQSSLSRFLDRLSEENIHELQALNQELIDKARLIRNDTELIIDLDSTHSDTFGHQEQTDYNTHYQTYGYHPLVAFDGLTGDFLKAELRSGNQYTSKGVKEFLTPLLEHYNHSLPNTDILVRGDSGFATPGVYDSCESKKSHYVIRLKNNRRLGQIAEKSVLYGDNQKWEEREVQYFSTTYQAQSWSQSRRVCIRSTREAGELLFRHEFIVTNLSENVSPDTIFSLYAKRGTMENFIKEAKAGFYFDKTDSPRFLENHVRMMLSLIAYNLVNFLRTIGFEEVQKGMTIHSIRLKFLKVAGKLVQTGRRVYLKLSSYHVYQNEFYRVFARLRRASQWI, from the coding sequence ATGACTAGCTTACACAAAAACCAAGTAAAATTCAATTCAAATATCACTATTTCTCATACAGGTGGTCAATTATCGAGTGATTCGGGTCTCGTCCTAGTGAAAGAGCTGATGAACACCTTCGGTTTTTCTGAACTGGCTAAGCAACACATTCACATTGAAGACGAACGAGCATATTTTACTCATGACAACTTATCCATACTTGAGCAGTTCATTATGCAATTAATTGCTGGTTACTCAGCTGATTCTGCAGCTAATCTCCTGAGACAAGATCCTGTGTTTAAAGCTGTTTTAGATAGGAAAGAACTCGCTTCTCAATCTTCACTTTCTCGATTTTTAGATCGACTATCTGAGGAGAATATCCATGAACTTCAAGCTTTGAACCAAGAACTTATTGATAAAGCACGCCTCATCCGTAATGATACGGAATTAATCATTGATTTAGATTCGACCCATTCAGATACATTTGGTCACCAAGAACAAACGGATTATAATACCCACTACCAAACCTATGGTTATCATCCATTGGTAGCTTTTGACGGATTGACTGGTGACTTCTTAAAAGCTGAACTACGTTCAGGAAATCAATATACATCAAAAGGCGTAAAGGAGTTTCTCACACCTTTATTAGAGCACTATAATCACTCTCTACCAAACACTGACATCTTGGTTCGTGGAGACAGCGGGTTCGCTACACCTGGTGTGTATGATTCGTGTGAATCAAAAAAGAGTCATTATGTTATTCGACTGAAGAATAATCGTAGACTAGGTCAAATAGCTGAGAAATCAGTACTTTATGGCGATAATCAAAAGTGGGAAGAACGAGAAGTTCAGTACTTCTCCACCACTTATCAAGCACAATCCTGGTCACAAAGTCGTCGCGTGTGTATACGCTCAACACGTGAAGCGGGCGAACTACTCTTTCGACATGAGTTTATCGTGACGAATCTATCAGAAAATGTTTCTCCTGATACCATCTTTTCTCTCTATGCCAAACGTGGCACAATGGAGAACTTCATTAAAGAAGCGAAAGCTGGCTTTTACTTTGACAAGACAGACAGTCCTCGCTTTTTGGAGAATCATGTCCGAATGATGCTCAGCTTGATAGCTTACAACTTAGTCAACTTCTTAAGAACGATTGGCTTTGAGGAAGTCCAAAAGGGAATGACCATTCATTCTATTCGATTGAAGTTTCTGAAAGTTGCTGGGAAATTAGTCCAAACGGGTAGACGAGTCTATCTCAAATTATCTAGTTATCATGTGTATCAGAATGAATTCTACAGGGTCTTTGCTCGCCTGAGGCGAGCCAGTCAATGGATCTAA
- a CDS encoding GntR family transcriptional regulator: protein MKKEPLYQLIYEHLKQDILNQRYPFGSQVPTEKELTSTYQVSRITAKRALTELESDGFIQRTPGKGSFVSYQNQLIPTTYEIAFMLPFSQAAGLERYVQGATDYLDSTPYRLTIHSTEGNRQRQRELLASLTKEKWDGLIIYPENLGNSLDLVVQLQLDAFPIVLLDKKLEGTTIPTVTSDNFSGGFLAAQHAIALGHTKITYLSTVDLLENTSVRDRYLGYLNALHEQRLQDYSANFGGQPLLRSLETVAVQEYLKEVKRSGVTCIIAENDVVALRLLSEAKKLKVNIPEDISLIGFDNIQMTDLVSPQLTTIQQDFYQIGYLAAESLLTQINQQQNSGKHLSKIVPIELIIRESVKDCL, encoded by the coding sequence ATGAAAAAAGAACCACTTTATCAACTTATATATGAGCATTTGAAACAAGATATTCTTAATCAACGATACCCATTTGGGAGTCAAGTTCCAACAGAAAAAGAATTAACGTCTACCTATCAAGTCAGCCGAATCACTGCGAAAAGAGCCTTAACTGAATTAGAAAGTGATGGGTTTATTCAAAGAACGCCTGGTAAAGGGAGTTTTGTCAGCTATCAAAACCAGCTCATTCCGACAACCTATGAGATTGCCTTTATGTTGCCTTTCTCTCAAGCTGCGGGTCTCGAGCGCTATGTACAAGGAGCAACGGATTATTTAGATAGCACACCTTATAGATTAACCATTCATTCAACTGAAGGAAATCGACAACGACAACGCGAATTACTCGCTAGTTTAACCAAAGAAAAATGGGATGGTTTAATTATTTATCCTGAAAATCTTGGAAATTCACTTGATTTAGTCGTTCAATTACAATTAGATGCATTTCCGATTGTCCTATTGGATAAAAAATTAGAAGGAACGACCATTCCTACTGTGACTTCAGATAACTTTTCTGGTGGTTTTTTAGCGGCACAACATGCAATTGCCTTAGGACATACAAAGATTACGTATTTATCCACAGTGGATTTATTAGAAAACACCTCTGTTCGAGACCGTTATTTGGGCTATTTAAACGCCTTACATGAACAGCGTTTACAAGATTATTCGGCTAATTTTGGTGGTCAACCGCTGTTACGTTCGCTTGAGACTGTTGCTGTTCAAGAATATTTAAAAGAAGTAAAGCGATCTGGCGTTACTTGTATTATTGCCGAAAATGATGTTGTTGCTTTGCGCCTTTTATCTGAAGCAAAGAAATTAAAGGTGAACATTCCTGAGGATATTTCGCTGATTGGGTTTGATAATATTCAAATGACGGATTTGGTTTCTCCACAGCTAACTACTATTCAACAAGATTTTTATCAAATCGGCTATTTAGCAGCTGAGTCCTTGTTGACTCAAATAAATCAACAACAAAATAGTGGAAAACATTTATCTAAAATTGTACCTATTGAGTTGATTATTCGTGAATCGGTTAAGGACTGTCTGTGA
- a CDS encoding glycoside hydrolase family 125 protein: MVYTEIPTSVQKLMNTITEKCETYPRWAENFNACFANTLLTTVNRHQDGTTFVLTGDIPAMWLRDSTAQVRPYLVVAKEDSDIGDMIAGLVEKQLSYINLDPYANAFNEEANNAGHQDDHTKMNPWIWERKYEIDSLCYPLQLSYLLWKATGRTEQFNQTFDEAVKNVLEVWETEQNHEQSDYQFVRDTTREEDTLVREGQGSPIAVTGMTWSGFRPSDDRCIYHYLVPSNMFAVVVLDYLKEIYTDILKEETLVPRIEKLRAEIQAGIEKYALVKNKAGETIYAYEVDGLGNYSIMDDSNVPNLIAAPYLGYCSKEEETYLATRKTLLSKENPFYYEGEFAKGIGSSHTPENYVWPIAMAMEGLTTNDKATKERILNTLVATDAGTNLMHEGFDVNNPDNYTREWFSWANMMFCELVMDYFDIKIEK, from the coding sequence ATGGTTTATACAGAAATACCAACATCCGTCCAAAAATTAATGAATACGATTACAGAAAAGTGCGAGACTTATCCACGTTGGGCTGAAAATTTCAATGCCTGCTTTGCCAATACATTGTTAACAACCGTCAACCGTCATCAAGATGGAACAACTTTTGTTTTAACAGGAGATATTCCGGCTATGTGGCTACGAGATTCAACTGCACAAGTGCGACCTTACTTAGTTGTTGCTAAAGAAGATAGTGACATCGGCGACATGATTGCTGGCTTAGTTGAAAAACAATTGAGTTATATCAATTTAGATCCCTATGCAAATGCATTTAATGAAGAAGCCAATAATGCTGGGCACCAAGACGATCATACAAAAATGAATCCTTGGATTTGGGAACGAAAATATGAAATTGATTCTCTGTGCTATCCGCTTCAATTAAGCTACCTATTATGGAAAGCGACTGGACGGACAGAACAATTTAATCAAACCTTTGACGAAGCCGTTAAAAATGTCTTAGAAGTTTGGGAAACAGAACAAAACCATGAACAGTCTGACTATCAATTTGTACGAGATACAACTCGTGAAGAAGATACACTTGTTCGTGAGGGTCAGGGTTCGCCAATTGCGGTCACAGGTATGACCTGGTCAGGATTTAGACCAAGCGATGACCGTTGTATTTATCACTATTTAGTTCCATCAAATATGTTTGCGGTCGTTGTATTAGACTATTTAAAAGAAATTTACACCGACATTTTAAAAGAAGAAACGCTAGTTCCGAGAATTGAAAAACTAAGAGCAGAAATACAGGCAGGCATTGAAAAATACGCGCTAGTTAAAAATAAAGCTGGTGAAACAATTTATGCCTATGAAGTAGATGGACTAGGAAATTATAGTATTATGGACGATTCTAATGTGCCTAACCTAATTGCAGCACCGTATTTAGGCTACTGTTCGAAAGAAGAAGAAACCTATTTAGCGACTAGAAAGACCTTGTTAAGCAAAGAAAATCCGTTCTACTATGAAGGTGAATTTGCGAAGGGAATTGGAAGTTCACATACACCAGAAAACTATGTTTGGCCAATTGCTATGGCAATGGAAGGCTTAACGACTAATGATAAAGCGACTAAAGAGCGCATTTTAAATACACTAGTGGCAACTGATGCAGGCACAAACTTGATGCACGAAGGCTTTGATGTGAATAATCCAGACAATTATACTAGAGAATGGTTTTCTTGGGCGAACATGATGTTTTGTGAATTAGTTATGGACTACTTTGATATAAAAATAGAAAAATAG